Genomic window (Rosa chinensis cultivar Old Blush chromosome 6, RchiOBHm-V2, whole genome shotgun sequence):
taattttgaaagATTTGAAGAgttagttaattgaatataaccacttaactaatatttataaatgtaatTATTAACTTAATTAAATCTATCAAACCTAAaccattcatgttcataataGTAAATCACGGATTATGAACACTACAAGAAATCTGGGCTTTTACCGCCTaaaatttacggcgtgcatataTGTGTGCCGTGAAAGCTagtcatttacggcgtgcattttAAGCATGCCGTAAATGTAGTGTAACATAGAGCTATTTACGGCGTGCTTTAAAAGTGCGCCGTAAATGAGATCCTATCTTGAGTTATTTACGGCTTGCATTGATAGCACGCGTTAATGTAGTATTATGTAAAGGTTTTTACGGCATTCTCTGATTGCACGTCATAAATGGGATGATgtatttacggcgtgcattagTTTGCGCGCCGTAAATGGGATGAGCCATTTACACCTCTGCCCGCTCAAATTTTTAGCCGAAACTTGAACTTcccactttttttttgggtgaaaggAAATAAAGGTTCCCATTGAAAACAAACCTCTCTCCTCTCAGACGCCCAACAAGAACCTCCAGCTATCTCTCTTGCAAAATCTCCCTCTTGATGTCGAAGCAAAAGCCTATCCTCCCGCAATTGCAGTGGGTAAATTTCTCTGTCATCTGCATACCAAATTTGGGTATCGGATTTCACTTTTTAGGGTTTCTATTAGATTGGAGATTAACATGCATCGCTTCAGATATGGAGAACCTGATCTCGCTGCCTCTCTTCTCTATGCTCTTTTACTTCGAAAACCTAGACCAGATCACCCCACCATGAAACCCAAAATGAAAACCTTCACCACGGTTCTCTGTCTTCCTCGTCGCCTTCTATACCATTCTCTCACTCCCCTTCCTGTCACCACGAACCCTTATCTAAAACCATATACCCAAACGCCACTTTGTCATCTTATTCTTGCTGCTCTGAAAAGTTAATTTTCTAATACTCATTTGTCTAGTGTTTGATTTCTAACtaattttaggttttgttttatCTGCAATTTGGGTGTATATTTGCAGTGAGTGATGGAATTACTTGAGCTTTTACTGTTGATGTTGAATCTCTGTTTAGTATTGTGTCCCTCATGTGGGATTCTAGTGATAAATTGCGTGTTTGGAATCTTGTTTGGGCTGCAGGAGTTTGGCTTTTGATACAGTTGGTTTATTGTGTGTGCATTTATTCGCTTGCTATCTTTCGACTTCCACCGGACCTGTGGCTGGGACTCTGTATCTGTCGACGGCAAGAATCGGTTTTTGTAGCGACCGACCGTTGACTTTTACTGCTCCGTCTGGACAATCAACTTGGAGCTACTACAAGGTAACTACTAATTTGACTGATTTTGTGGATATTGGTTTTTGGTATTTGAGTAAATTGATTGAAAATATCTGTGTTGATGAACAGGTGATGATACCTATGATGAATGTAGGGACAATGAATCCTGTGGTGATTACAGAGATCCCGACGCTGGAGAAGTACCTTCAGATTGTCACCACCGATGGACATGATTTCTGGTTTATGGGGTTTGTTAACTTTGAGAAAGCTTCGCATCATGTACTAGACAGTGTGTCGAATTTCAGAGCAGTTGGGACCAATGAAGTGCAACCTGTTCTTGCTTAGAAGATGAGGTTTCATTTTGAATCGTCCTATCTTGGTTTCAAGGTCTGAGTTCAATAGGTTTGCTTTGATTTTTGTGATGCAAATATTGTACTATAGTAATCACGTTTATCTGATTCCTGTAGTTCTTATATCCTCTGCTTCCCTGTATTTTATATAGTTATTATATACACATTCCATGCatgttttaattgaaaattttagttCAATATATATAGTGAATTTCCGCAAGATAGAAGATTCAAGTTGATTCTAAATGAGAGAATGAAAGGACatgagaaaattttctatatatTACGTTAGAATCACATAATGTTCCTTGAAATACAAAAACTCTTCCCCTTATTTATCTAAATCATTTTGTAAATGTTGCACTCTACTATCCCAGAACAACCAAAACCACTCATCATAGAAATTCAAGAACTGATGCATCTATTTAAAAGCAGCACGTGTGCACCAGGAAGCAGCAGCAAAGTGCAGCCAAACCGCAAAAAATGTAGACAAGAGAGGCAGGGGATCAGCAAGTAGTGAAGAAGAACGAATTAAGGAGAAGCCACAAGTTGATTGCCTCATAGAAAAAGTTGATTGTCTCATAGAAATGATAGAGTACTGGTTCACATGAATTAACCAGTTAGTAGGTTCATTTGGCATATTTCACTTTTTAAAGCTCATCTAACCACATTATTGTTATTATagtatttttttacttttgttcATTAATTGGTCTTGATCTTGCAGGTGTGAAAAGATTTACTTGTCTTTGCTACTGATTTTGGCTTGGAAATCACTTGCTATAAGGGTATTATATATAAAAGGTACTACACTGGACATGACCTTTTTCTTGAATAAACTATGAGGACATTAAATTCTCAGTTGAATTCTCAACATGTTTAGTGCCTCTGACTATCTATCTCGTGTGACTTCTCAATGCATGGGGTATGATCACAAATGCTTTGAGTCACATTTGATGACCTATGAAACATGAAGtacttttctcttcctctctcagTCAAGCTTGGGGAGCAGCTTAAGTTTCTTCCTAATCAAATGAAAGGTAAAGTATTTTATCTATACAATTACAACCATGTGATAATCCTCATCTTTTGTCTATTTTGCTGGCAAGTTgacatatatatgtttgttaggtatgttcttgttttcagtttttttcttctttttgtcttttttcgTTTCACTATTATTGATTCTCTTTATCATGGCTGAATTTTGCTTCCATTCTAACGACAAGGTTCTctatatttgatttatgctttcagATATGTCCTCTATATTTGTGTAAAGGTGAGTTTGTTGTTTTGGCTAATTGGTTGTTTTATTAAGAATAAATTTTGAACCGAAAGCAAACTATAATTTTTGTGCAGTTGATCATCGCTCCCATCTTATATTGTATATTCTCTTGTAAAAAAACACAGAACTCCTCTATATACCATGGTGCCAAACTATTATTTGGAAGACACTATGGTTACCACAAACTTTAGACTGGGAGTTCTTTTGGATTTAGTTTGGCTTTCAGTCGGTGCTCTATTTTGGCTTTGCTTATGTGTTTGGATTGCTGGTGCATTATGTCAAACATCCTACATAACAGCGGCTAGATTGCAAATTTTATTCATGGAAGGCCAGATATCCTAATAAAGCCTCACCCCTGCAGTTGGTAAATTATTTGCTTCAGATATCCCAATAAAGCCTCTTACTGCAGttggtaatttttgtttatccgATGGGTTCAGCAATTTCTAACTAACGTTTGGTTTACTAGCTAGATAAGTACCTAATAGTTTGAAACTTTATATGAGCAGGTGGAGGGGGTGAATGGTTTGGTTTCAGAACTTCTTGTTGTAGCAGCGCAGAAGAAAGCCATGCTTGATGAATGTGAAGCACTGCTGGCTTCAGCAGCAGCTATGCATTGTTTCAAATTTTGTTTGGTCTTTTGCTTACTAGAATTTAGGGACAGGGGTTTAATTGATTGATGTAATGAATTCTGCTAATACATTTCCAACTTTTACTTTGTAAATGAGATTCATTATAGTGAGGGTAATATGAGTAtgatatttgaacaaaaagttttttttttttgtttgaatataCCTCATTTATGGCGCGCAGTGTGCACCATAAATAGGAATTTAGTCATTCTTTTATGGCGTGCAGTGTGTGCCTTTAATAGaatgtcttttacggcgtgcaatgTGGGCCGTAAATGACCTAAATGACATTTGTGGAACTACTTTTACGGCATGTTAATTGTTCTTTTATGACGCATttttgcacgccgtaaaagacatggggtcttttacggcgtgagCTTTTACGGCCTGCTTTTGTGCGCCTTAAATAGGTTTTTACGACGCACATGGTGGGTCGTAAAAGACCAGTTTTGGCGTAGTGGAATACCCAAACCATCATCAATTTGGCATAAAATTTACAAAATTGATATACTGAACATAtagatctaaaaactgaatagtCAAGATAccaatatgtgattgaaaagtagGTCCAACAATAAATCCCTTAAACATGCCaattttttttggccatttaAAGAGATTGCTTATtaaataaacttttttttatcacatatcGGCTTgatcattcagtttttaggtcttcatAAGTAGATAACTTCTGCAAATTCGGCCAAAGTGATAATCATGAAGGTATCGaattagatcaaatcaatgaatgAACTAAATATGTTcaacatgaaccgttcatgttcataatgaTAATCATAATTGTGAATACCTTAACTATAATTAATTTGGTTGATAATTTCTAGAAGTGATATACTCAtggagacctaaaaactgaTCAGTCGAGATGTTGATATGTAATCAAAAAGTGAGTCCCATAAAAAATCTCTTCAATGATCATCAGGATAGGAGGAAGACcgagctaaaatttgactaaaaaattaCTAGCATTACTAAAAATGCTCTTAGTAGTTCTCAATAAAATTGTTTAAGCAAATCTAACAGGATTGGTTGGTTGAAAGGAAGAATGCTATtacttttaatttttctatataaataaaaatggataacTGAAACTCATGATATGATTGGGTCATGAGAATATTACCTGAAGCACCTCACTTATATCAATGGCTATAATGTTTTTACTATATAAATTAGTCTCTAGCATGCTCTTCTTGCGTATGATAAatgacatttttattttattgttttatataatataaatggtaaagaaataaaaacatgAGTGTTTGTATTGGGAACtctaaatttgctcacttgacctcactctattatcaattattaaatgacatatataacctactataaaatgactattaaggacaataatgataccaaaaaaatattatatttattttatgtaaactttccaattcaataatattagattgtattctttattattttccttatctattttcattttccaatttcactagatactcattaaagctttcatatatattcaataagaattaaaaatatgagtaagatcatgtgacataaaaatgtatgatatatatgttaaacgcatattggtgaggaaaaacaaaataaatcctattatgatttatgaactaaatctaagtctatctattatatttgcaaaataaaaggaaataaaaaaaggagctagctagcaataaaaaaatatttaaataattaatcatgaggtacaaaaaatagagaaaaaaataaacattaaaaaaatgatttcttcatataTCTTTTTTGCAcggctaaaatagaaaaaaaattataaaaaaatagaatagttcatattattttcttattgattagaaattaattcttGAAACTCAATATCTtgtgtttggtttttttatttttattggaaAAGAGATTTATGCAtgttgtttgattaagaaatgtatatgtaattaagatttatagagtaatcaAATAATTGAAAAGACtaagtattttattttaaagataataatttgtttgcaaattatatgagtgaggttatttgaggaactttagtgaggtttagtgagtaaatttagtatttgaaaatttgataagaggtgcaaaaagcatagaggttaagtgagtaaatttagaggttccaatagCAAAACTCTAAAAACATAGAGAGAAGATAGGTGGGTAATGACCAATTAAGTCTCACTTTTCCTTAAAACAAGAGGAAAACTCCCTCTACGCTAGGGTCTCTTTTTACGGTTGAAAATTTTGGCATAGCCGTCTTACGTCCATGATGGTAGAGGAAGTTTCAGCCCATGGTTGCTGCTCTTACATTAATCAATGACAATGGGAGGGTACCTTTCGGTATTGCTGGCTCGTCTATGATCTCTAGCCACTCCTATGTAGTTGGGAGACTCCTTTCGCAAAAGTCATGGCTACCATGATTAATGTTTGGGGCTTGAAGCAGAGACTCTCCATACGAAATCAAGGTGACCGTTTCATTATGAGATTTAATAAGGAAAAGGAAAGGGACAAGATCTTGTTTGGGGGGTCGTGGTTCTATGGTCGATCTATGTTGGCGCTAGCGACTTATGATGGTTGTTGTGAGGCGGAGACGATACCTACC
Coding sequences:
- the LOC112173239 gene encoding uncharacterized protein LOC112173239 isoform X1, which gives rise to MHRFRYGEPDLAASLLYALLLRKPRPDHPTMKPKMKTFTTVLCLPRRLLYHSLTPLPVTTNPYLKPYTQTPLCHLILAALKRSLAFDTVGLLCVHLFACYLSTSTGPVAGTLYLSTARIGFCSDRPLTFTAPSGQSTWSYYKVMIPMMNVGTMNPVVITEIPTLEKYLQIVTTDGHDFWFMGFVNFEKASHHVLDSVSNFRAVGTNEVQPVLA
- the LOC112173239 gene encoding GEM-like protein 5 isoform X2 — encoded protein: MSKQKPILPQLQSLAFDTVGLLCVHLFACYLSTSTGPVAGTLYLSTARIGFCSDRPLTFTAPSGQSTWSYYKVMIPMMNVGTMNPVVITEIPTLEKYLQIVTTDGHDFWFMGFVNFEKASHHVLDSVSNFRAVGTNEVQPVLA